In one Limosilactobacillus oris genomic region, the following are encoded:
- the priA gene encoding primosomal protein N': MVELAQVVVDVPTMQTNRPYTYQVPVLLERQLQVGTRVVVPFGNGHRQVQGFVVGFTDGTDYQGKLKPIQSVMDLQPVVNAELLTLSKWLADQTYSFWIACLYTMLPNLLKGKAHRIVRVVDELDEQDYYDLFAGRDFRDYADFENQPEAIARLLKLKKAGKVRFDYQVENRAKAKTITGIRPQLDFEALEEARTSLHPNAHAQNRLLSYLQSIIGQTVVRKRAEQQTGISAATFNQGVKKGWLKKVPVEIYRTPQAHGQPLPDDHHLEASLQLNADQQRAVDEISSQVHARKATTFLLQGVTGSGKTEVYLQTIAQALADGRTALMLVPEISLTPQIVNRFRCRFGSQVAVLHSGLSNGEQYDEWRRIERGEAKVVVGARSAVFAPLDNLGVVILDEEHEGSYKQDEAPRYHAREVAKWRGHYHGAPVVLGSATPSLESRARALKGRYHFLRLPHRVNQQPLPPIQVVDMRPEIKRRGESNFSTPLLTALNDCLSRGEQSILMLNRRGFSSFMMCRDCGTVLKCPNCDISLTLHMDTRTMKCHYCGHEEPIPRVCPHCHSRHIRYYGTGTEKVQAELQQLLPQARIIRMDVDTTRRKGMHEKLLRQFGDHQADILLGTQMIAKGLDFPNVTLVGVLNADTGLGLPDFRASERTFDLLSQVSGRAGRADKPGQVIIQTFNPEHYAIQDAQRHDYDRFFYQEMSLRRQASYPPYYYTVRLMASHPEEQEAARAMAEIKSLLSQRLAPETIVLGPTPRAIARMKRRYYYQIVIKYKQDPALHATLQEIMQKTQSKGFKDVQVSIDPDPQYFM; this comes from the coding sequence ATGGTGGAATTGGCGCAGGTGGTAGTCGACGTTCCGACGATGCAGACTAACCGGCCATATACATATCAGGTACCAGTACTGCTGGAGCGGCAGTTACAAGTTGGGACCCGGGTGGTGGTGCCCTTTGGCAATGGTCATCGGCAGGTCCAGGGCTTCGTCGTTGGCTTCACCGACGGTACTGACTACCAGGGGAAGTTAAAACCAATCCAGTCGGTTATGGACCTTCAGCCAGTAGTGAATGCGGAATTACTGACCCTTAGCAAGTGGCTGGCGGACCAGACCTACTCCTTTTGGATTGCCTGCCTCTACACGATGCTGCCCAACCTCCTTAAAGGGAAGGCTCACCGCATCGTCCGGGTCGTGGATGAGCTTGACGAGCAGGATTACTATGACCTCTTTGCTGGCCGTGACTTTCGCGACTACGCTGATTTTGAGAATCAACCGGAGGCTATCGCCCGCCTATTGAAGCTGAAAAAAGCGGGGAAGGTACGGTTTGACTACCAGGTCGAAAATCGGGCCAAGGCTAAAACAATTACCGGAATTCGGCCCCAACTCGACTTTGAGGCCCTTGAAGAAGCCCGGACCTCGCTTCACCCGAATGCGCATGCCCAAAATCGCCTGCTTTCCTATTTGCAAAGCATTATCGGGCAGACAGTCGTGCGAAAACGGGCGGAGCAGCAAACGGGAATTTCCGCCGCCACCTTTAATCAGGGGGTCAAAAAGGGCTGGTTAAAGAAGGTCCCTGTCGAGATTTACCGGACACCGCAAGCTCACGGGCAGCCGCTCCCCGATGACCACCATTTGGAAGCGTCGCTCCAGCTTAATGCTGACCAGCAGCGGGCGGTTGACGAAATTAGCAGTCAGGTTCATGCCCGCAAGGCGACGACCTTCCTGCTCCAGGGAGTCACCGGCAGCGGCAAGACCGAGGTGTACCTGCAAACCATTGCACAGGCACTGGCTGATGGCCGAACGGCGTTGATGCTGGTTCCCGAAATCTCCCTGACCCCGCAAATCGTGAACCGGTTCCGGTGCCGCTTCGGGTCCCAGGTTGCGGTTCTCCATAGCGGGCTGTCGAACGGGGAGCAATATGACGAATGGCGGCGGATCGAACGGGGCGAGGCCAAGGTAGTAGTCGGCGCGCGTTCCGCCGTCTTTGCCCCGCTTGACAACCTGGGAGTGGTGATTTTAGATGAGGAACACGAGGGCAGCTACAAGCAGGACGAAGCACCCCGCTACCATGCCCGTGAGGTTGCTAAGTGGCGGGGGCACTATCATGGTGCCCCGGTAGTTCTCGGCTCGGCCACCCCGAGTTTGGAAAGCAGAGCCCGGGCATTAAAGGGGCGTTACCACTTCCTCCGCCTGCCACACCGGGTTAACCAGCAGCCGTTGCCACCGATCCAGGTAGTTGATATGCGGCCCGAAATCAAGCGGCGTGGGGAGAGCAACTTTTCAACGCCGCTGCTCACGGCCCTTAATGATTGCCTATCCCGGGGAGAACAGAGCATCCTGATGCTTAACCGCCGGGGCTTTTCCTCCTTTATGATGTGCCGGGACTGTGGAACGGTTCTCAAGTGTCCCAACTGTGACATCTCCTTGACTCTCCACATGGATACCCGGACGATGAAGTGCCACTACTGCGGTCATGAGGAGCCGATCCCCCGCGTCTGTCCCCACTGTCATAGCCGTCACATCCGCTATTACGGTACGGGAACGGAAAAGGTCCAGGCAGAATTACAGCAGCTGCTACCCCAGGCCCGGATTATCCGGATGGACGTTGACACGACCAGGCGTAAGGGGATGCATGAAAAATTGCTCCGGCAGTTTGGCGACCACCAGGCTGATATTCTCTTAGGAACCCAGATGATTGCCAAGGGCTTAGACTTTCCCAACGTGACCCTTGTGGGGGTCTTGAATGCCGACACTGGTTTGGGACTCCCTGATTTTCGGGCGAGTGAACGGACTTTTGACCTGTTGAGTCAGGTCAGTGGCCGCGCGGGGCGGGCGGATAAGCCCGGCCAAGTGATTATTCAAACCTTTAACCCGGAGCATTATGCGATTCAGGATGCTCAGCGGCATGACTATGACCGTTTCTTTTACCAGGAGATGAGTTTGCGACGGCAGGCCAGCTACCCACCGTACTATTACACGGTACGCCTGATGGCAAGCCATCCTGAAGAGCAGGAGGCCGCCCGGGCCATGGCGGAGATCAAGTCCCTGCTCAGCCAGCGCTTAGCACCGGAGACAATCGTACTGGGACCGACTCCCCGGGCAATTGCACGGATGAAGCGCCGCTATTATTATCAAATCGTTATCAAGTACAAGCAGGATCCGGCGTTGCACGCAACCCTTCAAGAGATTATGCAGAAGACACAAAGTAAAGGCTTTAAGGATGTTCAGGTTAGCATCGACCCTGATCCCCAATACTTTATGTAA
- the coaBC gene encoding bifunctional phosphopantothenoylcysteine decarboxylase/phosphopantothenate--cysteine ligase CoaBC, protein MARITVYLTGSIAAYKGVEVVRGLQKKGHQVRTVMTTAASRLVTPTTLAALTKQPVLTSLWENTDPIPHIELADWTELALVVPASADILAKMATGLADDAASTTLLATSAPKVVVPAMNSHMWQAPATQRNLRQLQSDGVTVISPVDGILAEGYAGKGRMPEPAAIVDQVHTLLTSSTSLAGKRLVVTAGGTREPIDPVRFIGNRSSGKMGIAIAEAAAAAGAQVTLITGQVSVALPTSPRVHNLKVETTEELLQAVQTSFSAADILVMAAAVADYRPRQTADQKVKKTAGHDNWQLDLTETPDVLKTVARSKRPGQLVVGFAAETQQLLANAQRKLAVKGADMIVANSVAGVQGAFGSDDNQVTLLQAGHQPEQWPLMKKTAVAARLVATLAQKMESGD, encoded by the coding sequence ATGGCAAGGATAACGGTTTATTTGACGGGAAGCATCGCGGCTTATAAGGGCGTGGAAGTAGTTAGGGGGCTGCAAAAGAAGGGCCACCAGGTGCGGACAGTGATGACGACGGCGGCCAGTCGCCTAGTAACGCCAACGACCTTGGCAGCACTTACCAAGCAGCCGGTGCTAACCTCGCTCTGGGAAAATACGGACCCGATTCCCCACATCGAACTAGCAGACTGGACAGAGCTGGCGCTGGTTGTGCCGGCGTCAGCTGATATTCTGGCGAAGATGGCTACGGGGCTGGCCGATGATGCCGCTTCGACGACCCTCCTGGCGACCAGTGCCCCGAAGGTGGTCGTGCCGGCAATGAATAGCCACATGTGGCAGGCTCCCGCGACCCAGCGGAACCTCCGCCAGCTGCAAAGTGACGGGGTAACAGTCATTAGCCCGGTTGATGGAATCCTTGCCGAGGGCTATGCCGGGAAGGGGCGGATGCCTGAACCGGCAGCAATCGTTGACCAGGTCCATACCCTGCTCACCAGTTCCACTAGCCTGGCCGGTAAGCGGTTAGTGGTTACAGCAGGGGGGACCCGTGAACCGATTGATCCGGTTCGCTTCATTGGCAACCGATCCTCAGGTAAGATGGGGATCGCCATTGCAGAGGCCGCCGCTGCTGCTGGTGCCCAGGTGACCCTGATCACGGGACAGGTTAGTGTTGCTCTGCCGACTTCTCCGCGGGTGCACAACCTTAAAGTTGAAACGACGGAAGAACTGCTCCAGGCAGTGCAAACTAGCTTTAGCGCCGCTGATATTTTGGTAATGGCTGCGGCAGTTGCCGACTACCGGCCCCGGCAAACCGCTGATCAGAAAGTTAAGAAAACAGCAGGGCATGACAATTGGCAGCTTGATTTGACAGAAACCCCGGATGTTTTAAAAACCGTCGCACGCAGCAAGCGGCCAGGGCAGCTTGTCGTTGGTTTTGCGGCGGAAACTCAGCAGCTGCTTGCCAATGCCCAGCGCAAGTTAGCGGTAAAAGGGGCGGACATGATTGTCGCCAATAGCGTGGCGGGCGTCCAGGGAGCCTTTGGGAGTGATGACAACCAGGTAACCCTCCTCCAAGCCGGGCACCAGCCGGAACAGTGGCCGTTGATGAAGAAGACCGCGGTCGCCGCACGCTTGGTAGCGACCTTAGCACAGAAGATGGAATCAGGTGATTAA
- the rpoZ gene encoding DNA-directed RNA polymerase subunit omega — MILYPSVDELLKRIDSRYSLVMLASKRAHELDNGAAPLLEHYESSKSVGKALEEILADKVTIDPDHTEDLQD; from the coding sequence ATGATTCTTTATCCATCAGTCGATGAATTGCTCAAACGGATTGATTCCCGTTATTCATTAGTTATGCTGGCTAGCAAGCGTGCCCATGAGCTTGATAACGGTGCGGCACCTCTACTGGAACACTATGAGTCGAGCAAGTCAGTTGGGAAGGCTCTTGAAGAAATTTTGGCAGACAAGGTGACGATTGATCCTGACCACACAGAAGATTTGCAAGACTAG
- the gmk gene encoding guanylate kinase, producing MANRGMLIVLSGPSGVGKGTVRKAIFDSNDNDFQYSVSMTTRKPRPGEVNGVDYYFVSKEEFEHHIQTGGMLEYAKYVDNYYGTPLKYVNETLDSGKDVFLEIEVNGAMQVRSKVPDGVFIFLTPPDLDELKQRLIHRGTDSMEVINKRIHKAFGEIQMMQNYDYAVVNDEVPNAVAKIKDIIRTERLRVPRVMPRYLDMLGDSEK from the coding sequence ATGGCAAATCGAGGAATGTTAATTGTCCTGTCTGGTCCCTCTGGTGTTGGTAAGGGAACGGTGCGGAAAGCAATTTTTGATTCAAATGATAATGATTTTCAATACTCTGTTTCAATGACCACGCGTAAGCCTCGTCCGGGTGAAGTGAACGGAGTTGATTACTACTTTGTTTCGAAGGAAGAGTTTGAACACCATATTCAAACCGGTGGGATGCTTGAGTATGCAAAGTATGTTGACAACTATTACGGAACCCCCTTAAAATATGTTAATGAAACTTTGGATTCAGGAAAGGATGTTTTCCTGGAAATTGAAGTGAACGGTGCGATGCAGGTTCGCTCGAAAGTTCCCGATGGTGTCTTTATTTTTCTGACCCCACCGGATCTGGACGAACTCAAGCAGCGGTTGATTCACCGCGGAACTGATAGCATGGAAGTGATTAACAAGCGGATTCATAAGGCCTTTGGGGAAATCCAAATGATGCAGAATTATGATTACGCCGTTGTGAACGATGAAGTGCCAAATGCGGTGGCTAAAATTAAGGACATTATTCGGACGGAGCGGTTACGGGTTCCCCGGGTAATGCCACGGTATCTTGATATGTTAGGAGATTCAGAAAAATGA
- the recN gene encoding DNA repair protein RecN, whose product MLQELTIDNLAIIKHLSLEFANQMTVLTGETGAGKSIIIDAVGLLAGGRGSQEFIRRGEEKLRLQGQFALTADSGLAALLDSLGIEYEDGTLIIMREIYRNGRNTIRVNGQLINTTMLRQIGAYLVDIQGQNEHQLLLQPEKHLGMLDQYASKQVQPLLTKYQQLYHDYSQLKAAVTKKQANEQQWAQRLDMLHYQVDEIGSAQLKADEEEQLTSERDRLEHFQQINNALQQAVATFNDGEAPVLDQVATVMEAINGIAEFDDDYDSLSKSLNDAYYALQDVANQAGQQLDLLEFDDQRLAEIDQRLTVIGDLEHKYGDSVAKVLDYYAKIKKELDTMEAAADSNNDLEARLATAQEQLQTVGEELSQVRQQAAHQLAVQVHQQLAELYMAKADFEVHFAKQAGGTFTPTGIDEVEFYIRTNPGESMGPLAKIASGGELSRVMLALKTIFAANEGVTSIIFDEVDTGVSGRVAQAIADKIRLIAANSQVLCITHLPQVAAVAQHHFLIKKAIHDERTTTTVTSLAAAQRVNELARMLSGEKVTKLTKEHAQELLQMAHPKDKA is encoded by the coding sequence ATGCTGCAAGAACTTACGATTGACAACCTCGCAATTATTAAGCACCTTAGCTTAGAATTTGCGAATCAGATGACGGTGTTAACCGGAGAGACCGGTGCCGGGAAGTCAATTATTATTGATGCGGTTGGCTTATTGGCTGGTGGCCGCGGATCCCAGGAGTTTATCCGACGGGGGGAAGAAAAATTACGCTTGCAGGGCCAGTTTGCGTTAACGGCAGATTCTGGCCTGGCGGCGCTTTTGGATTCACTCGGAATTGAGTATGAGGATGGAACCCTGATCATTATGCGCGAAATCTACCGGAATGGTCGTAACACGATCCGGGTCAACGGCCAGCTGATTAATACGACAATGCTGCGGCAGATTGGTGCCTACCTGGTTGATATTCAAGGGCAAAATGAACACCAGCTGCTCTTGCAACCTGAAAAACACCTGGGAATGCTGGATCAGTATGCTAGCAAGCAGGTTCAGCCGCTGCTCACTAAGTACCAGCAACTTTACCACGACTATTCTCAGCTCAAGGCGGCGGTCACTAAGAAGCAAGCAAATGAGCAGCAGTGGGCCCAGCGTTTGGATATGCTGCACTACCAGGTCGATGAAATCGGGAGCGCCCAGCTCAAAGCTGATGAGGAGGAACAACTTACCAGCGAGCGGGATCGTCTGGAACACTTTCAGCAAATCAATAATGCCCTTCAACAGGCCGTGGCAACCTTTAATGACGGTGAAGCACCGGTGCTAGACCAGGTTGCTACGGTGATGGAAGCCATTAACGGGATTGCGGAGTTTGATGATGATTACGATTCGTTAAGCAAGTCCCTGAACGACGCCTACTATGCCCTTCAGGACGTTGCTAACCAGGCTGGGCAGCAGCTAGACCTCCTTGAATTTGATGACCAGCGCCTGGCGGAAATTGACCAGCGGCTAACGGTCATCGGGGATCTGGAACATAAGTATGGAGACTCTGTCGCCAAAGTCTTGGATTACTACGCTAAAATCAAAAAGGAATTGGATACGATGGAGGCAGCAGCGGATTCCAACAATGACTTGGAAGCCCGGCTGGCAACGGCCCAAGAGCAGCTGCAAACCGTTGGCGAGGAGCTTAGCCAGGTTCGCCAGCAGGCGGCCCACCAGCTGGCCGTACAGGTCCACCAGCAGTTAGCAGAACTATACATGGCCAAGGCAGACTTTGAAGTCCACTTCGCCAAGCAGGCCGGCGGGACCTTTACGCCCACCGGGATTGACGAAGTCGAATTCTATATCCGGACTAACCCGGGTGAGAGCATGGGTCCCTTAGCCAAAATTGCTTCTGGTGGGGAACTGTCTCGGGTGATGCTGGCCCTTAAAACCATCTTTGCGGCTAATGAAGGGGTCACCAGCATTATCTTTGATGAGGTCGATACCGGGGTCAGTGGTCGGGTTGCCCAGGCAATTGCCGATAAGATCCGGTTGATTGCTGCTAATTCGCAGGTGCTCTGTATTACCCACTTGCCACAGGTTGCGGCCGTCGCTCAGCACCATTTTCTCATCAAGAAGGCAATCCATGATGAGCGGACAACTACTACTGTTACCAGCTTAGCAGCAGCTCAGCGGGTGAATGAACTTGCCCGGATGCTGTCAGGCGAAAAGGTAACCAAGTTGACGAAGGAACATGCCCAAGAGTTGTTGCAGATGGCTCACCCGAAAGACAAAGCATGA
- a CDS encoding arginine repressor, translating into MKKAYRQKKIREIITARSIERQEDLVGALNELGLQVTQATISRDIKEMQLIKVPAENGGYRYALPVMQHRDEPDQLGTTIHDSLVQLKRSDRLLALAVRPGNGPVVANLIRRLTDRGVFTTIGDDSNVLVVCDTADDAQTLADYLNSLVG; encoded by the coding sequence ATGAAAAAAGCTTATCGACAAAAGAAAATCCGCGAAATTATCACGGCACGGAGTATTGAACGCCAAGAAGACCTGGTCGGCGCCCTAAATGAGCTGGGACTGCAAGTAACCCAGGCCACGATTTCGCGTGACATCAAGGAAATGCAGCTGATTAAGGTGCCTGCTGAAAACGGGGGTTACCGTTATGCCTTGCCCGTAATGCAGCACCGGGATGAGCCTGACCAGCTCGGGACGACGATCCACGACAGCTTGGTGCAGTTGAAACGCAGTGACCGCCTCTTAGCCCTGGCGGTTCGTCCTGGCAACGGCCCGGTTGTCGCTAACCTGATACGGCGGTTAACTGACCGGGGGGTCTTTACGACCATTGGTGACGATAGCAACGTCCTGGTGGTATGCGATACTGCTGACGATGCTCAAACGCTCGCGGACTACTTGAACAGTTTAGTAGGATAA
- a CDS encoding TlyA family RNA methyltransferase: MEKERVDVLLVKQGLFDSREQAKRSVMAGEILGKNNERLDKPGQKIPVTTTLHMKGHKMPYVSRGGLKLAKALKVFQISVADKVVLDIGSSTGGFTDVMLQNGARLSYALDVGTNQLVWQLRENPRVVVMEQTNFRYSKLADFTHGQPAFASIDVSFISLRLILPPLAGILQPGGEVVALIKPQFEAGKEHVGKHGIIRDHGVHKAVLEEVLEFARADHFDVLGLDFSPIKGGQGNMEFLAHLRLSDQPGQLAPEIDIDQVIANADRELNDKANDGKGGN; the protein is encoded by the coding sequence ATGGAAAAAGAACGTGTTGATGTGTTGTTAGTCAAGCAGGGATTGTTTGATTCACGGGAACAAGCGAAACGCTCTGTCATGGCGGGAGAAATTCTTGGTAAAAATAATGAACGGCTCGATAAGCCGGGGCAGAAAATCCCCGTGACCACGACCTTACATATGAAGGGCCATAAGATGCCGTACGTCAGCCGGGGCGGGTTAAAACTTGCCAAGGCGCTGAAGGTTTTCCAAATTTCAGTGGCCGATAAGGTGGTTTTAGATATTGGCTCCTCAACCGGTGGCTTTACCGACGTCATGCTGCAAAATGGCGCGCGGCTCAGCTATGCGTTGGATGTTGGTACTAACCAGCTGGTTTGGCAGCTACGGGAGAACCCTCGGGTGGTAGTGATGGAACAGACTAATTTCCGTTACAGCAAACTCGCGGACTTTACCCACGGCCAGCCCGCCTTTGCCTCAATCGACGTTTCCTTTATTTCCTTGCGGCTGATTTTACCGCCGCTTGCGGGGATTTTACAGCCGGGCGGCGAAGTGGTTGCTTTGATCAAGCCCCAGTTTGAGGCTGGCAAAGAGCACGTTGGCAAGCACGGAATAATTAGGGACCATGGGGTGCATAAGGCAGTCCTGGAGGAGGTCTTGGAGTTTGCACGGGCCGACCATTTTGATGTCCTGGGGTTAGATTTTTCACCGATCAAGGGTGGCCAGGGCAACATGGAATTCTTGGCCCACTTACGGCTAAGCGACCAGCCGGGTCAGCTTGCACCTGAAATCGATATTGACCAGGTAATTGCTAATGCTGACCGGGAGCTGAATGACAAGGCTAACGACGGGAAAGGTGGTAATTAA
- a CDS encoding polyprenyl synthetase family protein, with translation MAESLEQLKARVTSYLDTHLANDVDQSTLAASMRYSVLAGGKRLRPTLTLATVETFGGELTEDVVRAATALELLHTYSLIHDDLPAMDNDDLRRGAPTNHRKFGAGMATLAGDGLLTLAFQWVTDNQLPATVKSQLALELAKAAGPAGMVAGQARDIEGTGRHLILDQLRYLHRQKTGALLRYAVLAGGIITAQPAAVQQLLAQFGSSYGLAFQIYDDLMDVVGTTTTMGKRVGKDAAEHKNTYPGLLGVTGAEEQLQQALERAKNAQAALSQLTGRSFAAYDDFLAYFKL, from the coding sequence ATGGCTGAATCTTTAGAACAGTTAAAAGCCCGCGTGACCAGCTACCTGGACACCCACCTGGCAAATGACGTTGACCAGTCAACCCTAGCGGCATCCATGCGGTATTCGGTGCTGGCAGGGGGGAAGCGACTCCGGCCAACGCTGACGCTGGCAACCGTTGAGACCTTCGGCGGCGAGTTAACCGAAGACGTTGTTCGGGCCGCTACGGCATTGGAATTGCTCCATACCTATTCGCTGATTCATGATGATTTGCCAGCAATGGACAATGATGATTTGCGACGGGGAGCGCCAACCAACCACCGCAAGTTTGGCGCGGGGATGGCGACCTTAGCCGGTGATGGTCTGCTAACCCTGGCCTTCCAGTGGGTCACGGATAATCAGTTGCCGGCGACGGTGAAGAGCCAGTTAGCCTTAGAGCTAGCTAAAGCGGCGGGACCGGCGGGGATGGTGGCTGGTCAAGCCCGTGATATTGAAGGAACTGGGCGCCATTTGATCCTTGATCAGCTCCGCTACCTTCACCGGCAAAAGACCGGGGCGCTCCTGCGATACGCGGTCTTGGCTGGTGGAATTATTACTGCCCAGCCGGCCGCTGTCCAACAGTTGCTAGCCCAGTTTGGCAGCAGTTACGGCCTGGCTTTCCAAATTTACGATGACTTGATGGACGTTGTTGGAACAACGACCACAATGGGGAAGCGGGTCGGCAAAGACGCCGCTGAGCATAAAAACACTTATCCCGGCCTTCTCGGTGTCACTGGGGCAGAAGAGCAACTCCAGCAGGCACTCGAGCGGGCGAAAAATGCCCAAGCAGCATTGAGTCAGCTAACTGGCCGGTCGTTTGCTGCATATGATGATTTTTTAGCGTATTTTAAATTATAA
- a CDS encoding exodeoxyribonuclease VII small subunit: MASKEPTFEEQLTKLQAIVNQLEQGNVPLESAIEQFQEGIKLSKDLQKKLTTAEKTLGHLIDDNDEEKEYEKATDDPSNNGGGNRGFGSAD, encoded by the coding sequence ATGGCAAGTAAAGAACCAACTTTTGAAGAGCAGCTGACAAAACTGCAGGCAATTGTTAACCAGCTGGAGCAGGGCAATGTCCCTCTCGAATCAGCCATTGAGCAGTTCCAAGAAGGAATCAAGCTATCCAAGGACCTTCAAAAGAAGTTGACCACTGCGGAAAAGACGCTCGGACATTTAATTGATGACAACGACGAAGAAAAAGAATACGAAAAGGCCACGGATGATCCCAGCAATAATGGTGGGGGCAATCGGGGCTTTGGCAGTGCTGACTAG